A section of the Rhizomicrobium sp. genome encodes:
- the modC gene encoding molybdenum ABC transporter ATP-binding protein codes for MSVEVSLRHAFPGFALAVDFALPRPGVTALFGASGAGKSTVVAAIAGTFRPREGRIVIDGRAVLDTAKGIFVPPQQRRAGMVFQDARLFPHMSVRDNLLFGWRRAAVKADAGDIDRVVALLGLEALLARRPRMLSGGEKSRVALGRALLSSPEILLLDEPLAALDAQRRGEILPYLERLRDEAKLPMLYVSHSLDEVARLADDIVVVKGGRSVLHGSVFDVLTGLELPALAGSPPVGAVIAATVAAHRDDGLTALDFDGGTLFVSRLSDPVGTRLRLRVRAEEIMLALEEPRGISANNVLSARVAAVAENGLQADVQLLCGATRLIARITSASAARLALAPGKPVYAIVKSVTVDAPAAHQAVLPSL; via the coding sequence ATGAGCGTCGAGGTCTCGCTGCGCCACGCCTTTCCCGGCTTCGCGCTCGCCGTCGATTTCGCCCTGCCGCGCCCCGGCGTGACCGCGCTGTTCGGCGCATCCGGCGCCGGCAAGTCGACCGTCGTCGCGGCGATAGCCGGCACCTTCCGCCCGCGCGAAGGCCGTATCGTCATCGACGGCCGCGCCGTGCTCGACACGGCCAAGGGCATCTTCGTGCCCCCGCAGCAGCGCCGCGCCGGCATGGTGTTCCAGGACGCCCGCCTCTTTCCCCATATGAGCGTGCGCGACAACCTCCTGTTCGGCTGGCGCCGCGCCGCCGTGAAGGCCGATGCCGGCGACATCGACCGCGTGGTCGCGCTGCTCGGCCTCGAAGCCCTGCTGGCGCGTCGTCCCCGGATGCTCTCCGGCGGCGAGAAAAGCCGCGTCGCGCTCGGCCGCGCTCTGCTCTCCTCTCCCGAAATCCTTCTTCTCGACGAGCCTCTGGCGGCGCTCGACGCCCAGCGCCGCGGCGAAATCCTGCCCTATCTCGAACGCCTGCGCGACGAGGCGAAACTGCCGATGCTCTATGTCAGCCATTCGCTGGACGAGGTGGCGCGGCTGGCCGACGACATCGTGGTGGTGAAGGGGGGGCGCAGCGTCCTGCACGGCTCGGTGTTCGACGTCCTGACCGGCCTCGAATTGCCGGCCCTGGCCGGCTCGCCGCCGGTGGGCGCGGTGATCGCGGCCACCGTGGCGGCCCATCGCGACGACGGCCTGACCGCGCTCGATTTCGACGGCGGCACGCTGTTCGTCTCGCGCCTGTCCGATCCGGTCGGCACCCGCCTGCGCCTGCGCGTCCGCGCCGAGGAGATCATGCTGGCGCTGGAGGAGCCGCGCGGCATCAGCGCCAACAACGTCCTTTCGGCTCGGGTCGCGGCGGTGGCGGAGAACGGCCTCCAGGCCGACGTCCAGCTCCTGTGCGGCGCCACCCGCCTCATCGCCCGCATCACAAGCGCCTCGGCAGCGCGCCTGGCGCTGGCGCCGGGAAAGCCGGTCTACGCCATCGTCAAATCCGTGACGGTCGATGCGCCCGCCGCGCACCAGGCCGTGCTCCCGTCCTTGTGA